The nucleotide sequence GGCCGCTGCCGGTAACTGCCAGAGCGGCACCCACCTGATCGGAGAGTTGAATGAGAAGGTCTTGGCGTAACTGGGCATTGTTGAAGCGCTTGGGGAGTGTTCCGGCCAGCTGCTTTAGCCGAATTATTTCGCGAGGATGACTAGGGTTCTGCAGGCGCAGAACTTCGTTTGTCAGCTTTGCGCGTTCCTGGCGGCTCATGCGCCTCAAAATGTCGGTCAGGTTGCGGCCCGTCGTATTTTTGATCGTCATCACAGCCTTTACCGTGACAAACGTGGTACTGCCCGCGCCCACCAGCGAAATGCCATCCAAGGCTACGGTCATTGCCTGATACCAACTAAGGCTGTCGTAATAATCGTTTTCAGCCGGGTTGGTTAGTTCTTTGTAGGTTCTCCATATGCCGTTGCCACACTGCAAAGCACTGGCAGCCGCAGCGGTGTAAGCAATGTAAGTAACTGCAAGGCTGGAACCTAAGCTGAGAGGCGCCGATGCGATACCTGCCTTGGCAACGATAATCCCGATCACAGCCCCACCACACGCTAGGGTCATCCCCGCTGCCTCGCGCCATAGCTGCGACTCGCGCGGCGAGTTTGCCATCCACTGTGCGTACTCCTCGGCAGTCATCATCGGACCTGCCACTTCCCGAAGAATCACCCGTTTGGGCCTGATACTGCACAACGGCACAAACTCACGCAGCACCGTCACCTGATAATCACTGCCGATATGCACCACACCTGCCCCGACGATGGCCGGGTCGGCGTCAATGGTTCGATAAAGTTTGGGCAGGTCCAGCAGGCTGGTCAGCCGCTGGCGAGTCGTGGTGTGCGCATCCGGCACACCGCTTCGCATAAAATCCCTTGGCATCCTTTCACCTGTGAGTAGACAGAGGTGAAAGAGCCTGGGGATAGTTTCCTTGTAATGCTGTCAGCCCATTCGCTGTTTTTTGTAGGATCCGGCTGGGCAGTTAGTTCATTGAGCTACATAGGTTTCATGCAAATGGCGCCACAACAGCGCGCCACTCGCCTGCTTCTCAAACACCACGGTGGCCCGCCGATCCGTTTGGGTGCCGCTGTTGTCCACCTGATGCTCACGATAAGTCACCGTCGCACCGCGTGCATGCCGGTCAATCCCAGCCATTTCACTCAAGGTGATTTTCAGCCCCGGACGCATTCCGCCCAGGCGCGTGAACAGCGCGTTGACCCCGGCTGCATTGACGCGTGTGCCGGTGGCGGGGGCGATCATGCTGAACTCCGGCGAGAAGCGCGCAAGCAGGTTTTGCAAGGTGCCGTCAGGCGCAACCCCAGCAAACCATTGCTCGATCTCGACGTGGGTCTGGATGACTTCTTCGAAAAAGTCGCTGTAGTCGATCATTTACAAACTCCCCTTCAAACCAAAGCGTTTTTTCAACACGCTTTCCAATAATGCTTTGGGCAACAACGCCGCCATCAACGGCAACGCCCGGCTGCCATTGCCCGAGCGTAACAGGCGTGGCGGCTTTGCCTGTTGCACGGCGTTGAGCACATCCGCTGCAAACACCGTGGCTGGCGTCGGTTTGTCCTGGGACGCTTGGCTACGTGCGCGAATGCCTTCGCGCAATGGCCACCACGGCGATTGTTCGTTGATCAATAACTCGGCCTGGGCGCCGGCGTTTTTTGCAAAGCTGGTATCGATGGCGCCGGGCTGTACTTCCATCACCCGCACGCCAAACGGCGCCAGTTCCATGCGCAGTGCATCGCTCAAGGCATGCACCGCCGCTTTGGAAGCGCAGTAAGCACCAGCAAATGGCGTGACCAGCACCCCGGAAACGCTGCCGATATTCACCACCAGGCCTTTGCGCTTGCGCAGGGCCGGGAACAGTGCCTGGGTCACGCCGACGATGGAAAATACATTGGTCTCGAACTGGCGCTGCATCGCTTCGGTGCCGCCATCGAGCAGCGGGCCCATGGCGCCGTAGCCGGCGTTGTTGATCAGCACATCGAGTTCGTCCAGGTTCGTGGCCAGGGTCTGCAGCGCAGAAGCGTCATTCACGTCCAGTAGCAAGGCATGAAAACCCGCGTTGTTGAGGGCGATCACATCGTCTTCGCGGCGGGCGCTGGTCAATACGTGGTAGCCGGCGACCTTGAAGGCATCGGCCAACGCGCGGCCGATGCCACTGGAGCAACCGGTGATGAGTACATTGGGCATGGGTCAATCCTTTGTCAGTCCGAGAAACTGCCTTGCAGGTGCTCGGCACGAAATTCCAGGGTTTGCGGGCGGTAGCCGGGGCGCAGCGGCGGGGTGGGCAGGCAATCGTCCCAGGTGGCGCCGGCCTGCAACTCGCCGGGGCCGCGATAGCGCGGGGCGGCGTAGACGTTATCGGCCAGGTTGACCGTGTCCCCCGGCGCATAGGCCGCGACGCGCCAGCGCAGTTCGGTGAGGGGGACGTCGTTGCCGTTGTTCAGGGTCAGCTTGAGTGGTCGGTCGGCCGGGCATTCCTGCGGGGCGTAGGTGATGCGCAGTTCCAGGCGCGCCAGTTGCGAGGCTTCGCGGTTGTCCAGCCACACCACCCACACCGCGACAAGACCCAGGCCGACGGCAGCGGCCAACGACACCGGCAATGCCTTGGCCGGGTAGCGCAGCAGGAGGATCAGCCAGGTGATGATCAGTAGAACGCCGAAGAACATGGAGACCACCTCGAGTAGGGAACGAGCATCCTAACTTAAGCGTAGGTGGGATTGGCTACCTTGAGTGCTGTGGTGGGCGTGCCGACCTCATCGTGGGCTTGCCCCCGATAAGCATAAGTATCTACACAACTTCAGTAGGATAACGCGTAGCAGCTGTCGAGCCTTGGCGAGGCTGCGTTTGCGGCGCGTCTGACACACCGCCGACGCAGCCTCGCCAAGGCTCGACAGCTGCTACGCAGGGGGCTCGGCTCAAGATGTGTAGATACTTATGCCCCGATAAGGCCCTCACCGCCAGCGCAAATCCCAAACAAAAAGCCCCCACCCAACCCACTGCGGATAGGGGACGCAATGGGCTGGGCGAGGGCTTCTTGTACGACTGTTTTACTGCGCGATAGTTTTCACCGAAACGCCACGTTCAACCGGCGTCGAGCGACCATAGATATCTTCAAACCGCTCGATATCGTCTTCGCCCAGGTAGCTGCCCGATTGCACTTCGATAATCTCCAATGGGATCTTGCCCGGGTTGCGCAGGCGGTGCACCGAGGCGATCGGGATGTAGGTGGACTGGTTCTCGCAGAGCAGGAACACGTTCTCGTCACAGGTGACTTCGGCGGTGCCGCTGACCACGATCCAGTGTTCGGCGCGGTGGTGGTGCATCTGCAGCGACAGGCACGCGCCCGGCTTGACCGAGATGTGCTTGACCTGGAAGCGGCCGCCCATGTCCACCGAGTCGTAGGAGCCCCACGGACGATAGACTTCGCAGTGGTTCTGGGTTTCGCTGCGGCCCTGTTCGTTGAGGGTGTTGACCATCTGCTTGACACCCTGGACCTTGTCCTTGTGGGCAATCATCATCGCGTCCTTGGTTTCCACCACGACGATGTTTTCCAGGCCGATCACCGATACCAGCTTGCCGTTGCCGTGGATCATGCAGTTCTTGCTGTCCTGAATCACCACGTCGCCCTTGGTGACGTTGCCGTTGGCGTCTTTATCGTTGACCGCCCACAGCGAAGCCCAGCAACCCACGTCGCTCCAGCCGGCGCTCAACGGCACCACGCAGGCGCGCTGGGTTTTTTCCATCACGGCGTAGTCGATGGAGTTGTCCGGGCAGCAGGCGAAGGTGGCT is from Pseudomonas marginalis and encodes:
- a CDS encoding NAD synthetase, which gives rise to MPRDFMRSGVPDAHTTTRQRLTSLLDLPKLYRTIDADPAIVGAGVVHIGSDYQVTVLREFVPLCSIRPKRVILREVAGPMMTAEEYAQWMANSPRESQLWREAAGMTLACGGAVIGIIVAKAGIASAPLSLGSSLAVTYIAYTAAAASALQCGNGIWRTYKELTNPAENDYYDSLSWYQAMTVALDGISLVGAGSTTFVTVKAVMTIKNTTGRNLTDILRRMSRQERAKLTNEVLRLQNPSHPREIIRLKQLAGTLPKRFNNAQLRQDLLIQLSDQVGAALAVTGSGLSGNIHAIVIGIYEEFSSHEQ
- a CDS encoding DUF4440 domain-containing protein produces the protein MIDYSDFFEEVIQTHVEIEQWFAGVAPDGTLQNLLARFSPEFSMIAPATGTRVNAAGVNALFTRLGGMRPGLKITLSEMAGIDRHARGATVTYREHQVDNSGTQTDRRATVVFEKQASGALLWRHLHETYVAQ
- a CDS encoding SDR family oxidoreductase; this translates as MPNVLITGCSSGIGRALADAFKVAGYHVLTSARREDDVIALNNAGFHALLLDVNDASALQTLATNLDELDVLINNAGYGAMGPLLDGGTEAMQRQFETNVFSIVGVTQALFPALRKRKGLVVNIGSVSGVLVTPFAGAYCASKAAVHALSDALRMELAPFGVRVMEVQPGAIDTSFAKNAGAQAELLINEQSPWWPLREGIRARSQASQDKPTPATVFAADVLNAVQQAKPPRLLRSGNGSRALPLMAALLPKALLESVLKKRFGLKGSL
- a CDS encoding multidrug transporter; translated protein: MFFGVLLIITWLILLLRYPAKALPVSLAAAVGLGLVAVWVVWLDNREASQLARLELRITYAPQECPADRPLKLTLNNGNDVPLTELRWRVAAYAPGDTVNLADNVYAAPRYRGPGELQAGATWDDCLPTPPLRPGYRPQTLEFRAEHLQGSFSD
- a CDS encoding mannose-1-phosphate guanylyltransferase/mannose-6-phosphate isomerase, which translates into the protein MIPVILSGGSGSRLWPLSRKQFPKQFLALTGEHTLFQQTLERLVFEGMDSPIVVCNKDHRFIVNEQLANRKLECQRILMEPFGRNTAPAVALTAMMLVNEGRDELMLVLPADHVIDDQKALQRALALATVAAERGEMVLFGVPATRPETGYGYIKSTNDSLLPEGVSRVQQFVEKPDEKRAVEFVKSGGYFWNSGMFLFRASRFLEELKKHDPDIYDTCVLTLERSQQDADTVTFDEATFACCPDNSIDYAVMEKTQRACVVPLSAGWSDVGCWASLWAVNDKDANGNVTKGDVVIQDSKNCMIHGNGKLVSVIGLENIVVVETKDAMMIAHKDKVQGVKQMVNTLNEQGRSETQNHCEVYRPWGSYDSVDMGGRFQVKHISVKPGACLSLQMHHHRAEHWIVVSGTAEVTCDENVFLLCENQSTYIPIASVHRLRNPGKIPLEIIEVQSGSYLGEDDIERFEDIYGRSTPVERGVSVKTIAQ